The following are from one region of the Salvia hispanica cultivar TCC Black 2014 chromosome 1, UniMelb_Shisp_WGS_1.0, whole genome shotgun sequence genome:
- the LOC125202174 gene encoding mannan endo-1,4-beta-mannosidase 7-like, with amino-acid sequence MKMMKKNICKLFLIILVMSEVSAENDGFMKVEREHFILNGNPFYGNGFNAYWLMYVASDPSQRNKISSTFEEASNHSLSIARTWAFRDGGDSPLQSSPGSYNDNMFQGLDYVISEAGKHNIKLILSLVDNYNYTGGKQQYVNWARNEGQNIISDDDFFTNSVVKGYYKNHIKAVLTRKNSISGIAYKDDPTIMAWELMNEPRCPTDQSGNTIQAWIEEMASYLKSIDSKHLLEAGLEGFYHHNKKNPHFEVGTDFLRNNQIAEIDFATVHSYPDQWLTGESDEEQLLFLDEWLSSHIKDAETKIQKPLLFAEFGKSSKDPGYRTSARDEVMAAVYGAIYSSARRGGAAAGGLFWQLISEGVENLGDGYGIVLNRSPSTATLIQEQSKKLKQVRLMYKDHVFTNG; translated from the exons atgaaaatgatgaagaagaatatCTGTAAGTTGTTTCTGATTATTTTGGTGATGAGTGAGgtgagtgcagaaaatgatgGATTCatgaaagtagagagagagcaTTTCATCCTAAACGGGAATCCATTTTACGGAAACGGATTCAACGCATACTGGTTGATGTATGTCGCATCCGACCCCTCTCagagaaacaaaatttcatccaCATTTGAAGAGGCTTCCAATCACAGCCTCTCAATTGCAAGAACTTGGGCTTTCAGAGATGGTGGAGACTCCCCTCTTCAGTCTTCCCCTGGCTCTTACAATGACAACATGTTTCAG GGGCTGGATTATGTGATATCTGAAGCTGGAAAGCACAATATTAAGCTGATTTTGAGCTTAGTGGACAACTACAATTATACTGGAGGAAAGCAACAGTATGTTAACTGGGCAAGAAATGAAGGCCAAAACATTATTTCTGATGATGATTTCTTCACAAACTCAGTTGTGAAAGGCTACTACAAAAACCACATCAAA GCTGTTCTAACAAGAAAAAACAGCATAAGTGGGATTGCTTACAAGGATGATCCAACTATAATGGCATGGGAGCTCATGAATGAGCCAAGATGCCCAACTGATCAATCTGGGAACACTATTCAGGCATGGATAGAAGAGATGGCCTCGTATTTGAAATCCATAGATAGCAAGCACTTGCTTGAAGCAGGGCTAGAAGGATTCTACCATCACAATAAAAAGAATCCACATTTTGAAGTTGGAACAGATTTCTTGAGAAACAACCAGATTGCAGAGATAGACTTTGCCACCGTGCACTCTTATCCCGACCAATG GTTGACGGGGGAAAGCGATGAAGAGCAGCTTCTCTTCTTGGATGAGTGGCTGAGTAGCCACATCAAGGATGCGGAGACGAAAATCCAGAAGCCACTTTTGTTTGCAGAGTTTGGGAAGTCGTCAAAGGATCCCGGGTACAGGACTAGCGCGAGAGATGAGGTGATGGCTGCTGTTTATGGAGCCATCTACTCATCTGCGAGAAGAGGAGGAGCGGCTGCGGGGGGCTTGTTCTGGCAACTCATTAGTGAAGGGGTGGAGAATCTTGGAGATGGATATGGGATCGTCTTGAACCGGAGCCCCTCCACGGCCACCCTCATTCAGGAACAGTCCAAGAAGCTCAAACAGGTAAGGCTTATGTACAAGGACCATGTTTTCACCAATGGATGA